In Komagataeibacter sucrofermentans DSM 15973, the genomic window GCTGGGCGGCAGAGCATGAAAGCCTGGATTCCGCCCTTGAGCAGCTCCAGCGCATCCGCACCTCCGAGCGCGAGATCCGCCGCGAGATGCGCCGCATCCACGCCAACGCCAATGAGGAAACCGACCCGCGCGATGTCGGCTGGCGCGGCATCCGCCAGCCCTGGGTGCGCCCGGCACTGGTGGCCGCCCTTGGCGTCGCCTTCTTCACGCAGGCAGGCGGGCTTGAGATGATGATCTACTACGCGCCGACCTTCCTGTCGGATGCGGGGTTTGGCAGTTCATCGGCGCTGATGGCCAGCATTGGCATTTCCATCATCTATCTGGTCATGACCGTGCTGGGCTCGAACATTGTTGACCGCATCGGCCGCCGCCGCCTTGTGCTGGTCATGGGGCCGGGCAGCGTGCTGAGCCTGATCGGGCTGGGCATCATGTTCCTCGCCCACCCGCAGCCGGGCAGCATGGGCAGCTGGCTGATCATCGTGTTCATGCTGCTGTTCATGGTGTTCAACGCCGGTGGCATTCAGGTCGTGGGCTGGCTGCTTGGTGCCGAGATGTTCCCGCTTTCCATGCGCGGCAACGCCACCAGCCTGCATTCGGCCATGCTGTGGGGCAGCGACCTGCTGGTGACCAGCACGGCGCTCACGCTGGTCACCAAGATCACGCTGGGGGGCACCATGTGGTTCTATGCCGGGGTGAACCTGCTTTCGGTGCTGTTCGTGTATTTCATGGTGCCGGAGACGCGCGGCGCCTCGCTTGAGGATATAGAGGAGGCCCTGCGCGAGGGCCGCTTCCGCCCCACGCGCGGCAACACCGCGATCGTGGAGGAAGAGGAATAAAGGTTTTGGGGTGCCGCCTTTTTGAAAAAAGGCGGCGTTCTTTAGAAGCTTTTTGAAAAAAGCTTCACCAAAAACTTCCCTAAGCTTTCAGATCAACCGTAAGGGCAGGGGTCACGGGCAGGCGCAGCACCTGCTGGTAGAAGGCCAGTTCCAGCTCCCAGGCCTGCCGTATGGTAGCCTCCTGCCGGAAGCCGTGGCCCTCGCCCGCAAATTCATACAAGGCGCAGGGCACGCCCTGCCCACGTAGGGCCGCCACCATGGAACGCGCCTGCGAGGGCGGCACCACCTTGTCATCCAGCCCCTGCAGGAACAGCACCGGCGCCTTGATATGGGCCACCTGCGTAATGGGGGAGCGGGCCAGATAGGTCGCTTCATCGGCAGGGTAGGGGCCAACCAGCGTATCAAGATAACGTGACTCGAACTTGTGGGTATCGGTTGCCAGCGCCCGCAGGTCGGTCACGCCATACAGGCTGGTGCCCGCGGCAAACAGGTCGGAACGCGCCAGCGCCAGCAGCACCGTCAGCCCCCCGGCACTGCTGCCGCGTATGACGATGCGGGCCGGGTCCACCAGCCCCTGCCCGGCCAGATAATGGCAGGCGGCGATGCAGTCATCCACATCCACCACGCCCCACTGGCCCTCCAGCCGCTGGCGGTAGGCACGGCCAAAGCCGGTCGAACCACCATAATTGACATCGACCACGGCAAAGCCCCGACTGGTCCACCACTGCACCTTGAACGAGAAGGCGGCACTCGCCCGCCCGGTCGGACCGCCATGGGCCATGACCACCAGCGGCGGCGTCTCGTCCGCAGGCCCGGCATGGCGGCTGCTGGTGGGCGCATAGAAAAAGGCCTGGCCCGTGCCATCGCCTGCGGGCAGGGGAAAGGTGATGGCGCGCGGCAGGGCAATATCGGCTGGCCCGAGCGGCAGGTCGGTGGCACGGCGCAGCACCTGCGGCGGCAGCCCCATGCTGCCGGTCACCACCGCCGCCGCGTTGTCAGGCGGCACGTCGAGCCACGCGAAGCCGCCACCTTCCACCGGCACGGGGCACCCGGCGGGA contains:
- a CDS encoding sugar porter family MFS transporter, with translation MNTQSPPTQNTQQPTEPLPDLSQIEISPNARKTLWLAAIVAAICGGLYGYDTGIVSGALLLITKDFHLSSFLQEMVASAILAGAVLGSLLTGWLSEHYGRRKSVMIVTAVFVLGALACAFSPDVYTLIVARVFLGLAVGGSTQVVPMYISELAPAHKRGHMVTMFNIAIGIGIFAANIIGFAARDSWGWRPMVAIAAIPAAGVFISMFFLPKSPRWAAEHESLDSALEQLQRIRTSEREIRREMRRIHANANEETDPRDVGWRGIRQPWVRPALVAALGVAFFTQAGGLEMMIYYAPTFLSDAGFGSSSALMASIGISIIYLVMTVLGSNIVDRIGRRRLVLVMGPGSVLSLIGLGIMFLAHPQPGSMGSWLIIVFMLLFMVFNAGGIQVVGWLLGAEMFPLSMRGNATSLHSAMLWGSDLLVTSTALTLVTKITLGGTMWFYAGVNLLSVLFVYFMVPETRGASLEDIEEALREGRFRPTRGNTAIVEEEE